Proteins encoded in a region of the Variovorax sp. PAMC 28711 genome:
- a CDS encoding FAD-dependent monooxygenase: MTTLSEAAFRRKPVLIAGAGPVGLTLAMALARQGVAVRIVEKAAERTDKSKALVLWPRTLEMLDVQRCVQPFLDAGVPAVGARILADGKVLVHASLATARTPYRYALMIPQSDTERLLEAQLARLGVTVERRVEFVSFVDDGEGISAVLRHDDGRTDTAEAAWLAGCDGAHSTVRHQLGVPFAGHTLPSGWLLADVQLDGDVPRDEITICWTPDGVLAVFPIRGNRFRVIGDIVLDTVTLPDVQALLDSRGPPGLRAHVAVWLAHFTINERKVKDYRHGHVFLAGDAAHIHSPAGGQGMNTGMQDAINLAWKLAMVWHGRMAPTLLDSYSVERSAIGDQVLRNAGNMTAVAMIRNPVLQGLRDLAAGTLGQVPALRQRLVDQLTELDLHYPDSPLTSAPRGASRHPAGGDRAPDVALACDAPGVARLHDILATGRFALFSVGADAVAVPEALKNIALAAHASSADGYEADHVYLVRPDGYVAMSTRPEDAGSLVEALDRWARGNRRS; encoded by the coding sequence ATGACCACCCTGTCGGAAGCTGCTTTCCGCCGCAAGCCCGTGCTCATCGCCGGCGCGGGACCCGTCGGCCTGACGCTCGCGATGGCGCTCGCGCGCCAGGGCGTTGCCGTGCGCATCGTCGAGAAGGCCGCGGAGCGCACCGACAAGTCGAAGGCACTGGTGCTGTGGCCGCGCACGCTCGAAATGCTCGATGTGCAGCGCTGCGTGCAACCCTTTCTCGATGCCGGTGTACCGGCCGTGGGCGCCCGCATCCTGGCCGATGGCAAGGTGCTGGTGCATGCCAGCCTCGCCACGGCGCGCACGCCCTATCGCTACGCGCTGATGATTCCGCAGAGCGACACCGAGCGCCTGCTCGAAGCGCAGCTCGCACGGCTCGGTGTGACGGTGGAGCGGCGAGTCGAGTTCGTGTCGTTCGTGGACGATGGCGAGGGCATTTCCGCGGTGCTGCGACACGACGACGGGCGCACCGACACGGCGGAGGCCGCCTGGCTGGCCGGCTGCGACGGCGCGCACAGCACCGTGCGGCACCAGCTCGGCGTGCCCTTTGCAGGCCACACGCTGCCGTCGGGCTGGCTGCTGGCCGACGTGCAGCTCGACGGCGACGTGCCGCGGGACGAGATCACGATCTGCTGGACGCCCGACGGCGTGCTCGCTGTTTTTCCGATCCGCGGCAACCGCTTTCGCGTGATCGGCGACATCGTGCTCGACACGGTCACGCTGCCCGACGTGCAGGCGCTGCTCGACAGCCGCGGCCCGCCGGGCCTGCGCGCGCACGTTGCGGTGTGGCTCGCGCACTTCACCATCAACGAGCGCAAGGTGAAGGACTACCGCCACGGCCACGTGTTCCTCGCCGGCGACGCGGCCCACATCCACAGCCCGGCGGGCGGCCAGGGCATGAACACCGGCATGCAGGACGCGATCAACCTCGCGTGGAAGCTGGCGATGGTGTGGCACGGCCGCATGGCGCCGACGCTGCTCGACAGCTATTCGGTGGAGCGCAGCGCGATCGGCGACCAGGTGCTGCGCAACGCCGGCAATATGACGGCCGTCGCCATGATTCGCAACCCGGTGCTCCAGGGCCTGCGCGATCTCGCGGCCGGCACGCTGGGCCAGGTGCCGGCGCTCAGGCAACGGCTGGTCGACCAGCTGACCGAGCTCGACCTGCACTACCCCGACAGCCCGCTGACCTCGGCGCCACGCGGTGCCTCGCGCCACCCGGCCGGCGGCGACCGCGCACCCGATGTCGCGCTCGCGTGCGATGCGCCCGGCGTGGCGCGCCTGCACGACATCCTCGCCACCGGCCGGTTCGCGCTGTTCTCCGTCGGGGCCGACGCGGTTGCAGTTCCGGAGGCGTTGAAGAACATCGCGCTCGCAGCGCATGCAAGCAGTGCAGACGGCTACGAGGCGGATCATGTCTATCTTGTGCGGCCCGACGGCTACGTGGCGATGAGCACGCGGCCCGAAGACGCGGGCAGCCTGGTGGAAGCGCTCGACCGCTGGGCGCGGGGAAATCGACGCTCCTGA
- a CDS encoding ABC transporter substrate-binding protein: MKLISFVARRALLVLAAVAASAASAADPNTLVVGMYRPTLSLNQALNPDYTSTVTGSQVFASLLRFDAQGKPQPYLAKSWSWSADQRTLTLKLVDNALFHDGKPLTSKDVKFSLMTVKGLSGKTSKFNSITEVRTPDAFTVVVQLDRPAPSIVLAMSSPFLPILPEHVYGQGNIRMNPANTTGAVGSGPYKLAEFKAGQYVALERFDKFFLGQPKLQRIVFKAGSDLQTLVLGLERGEIDMIPYMYDWRLIKRLSADKRFTMTSEGYGGIGPLNNLMFNLRHKPLDDVRVRKAIAYAIDRPFIAKALLGGVTTVALSPLAPTTPFYTDKVESYPTDLKKAAALLDEAGLKPGADGMRLKLTMHYPPGNVDYHKNGAEYIRAQLRKVGIDVDVRATDFVSWLKATGSGDFDMTMVSLFNFGDPAFGVAPQYSSTNIQPLPYANNANYRNPVVDDLLDAGSVEIDPLKRERIYAQFQKIAMDELPILPLTVLKYQTVMRKGLVDLPAGFWGTAAPFNDVRWTANAAN, encoded by the coding sequence ATGAAATTGATTTCATTCGTTGCACGACGTGCACTCCTGGTGCTTGCCGCCGTGGCGGCATCGGCTGCTTCGGCCGCCGACCCGAACACGCTGGTCGTCGGCATGTACCGCCCGACCCTGTCGCTCAACCAGGCGCTGAACCCCGACTACACCAGCACGGTGACCGGCTCGCAGGTGTTCGCGAGCCTGCTGCGCTTCGACGCGCAGGGCAAGCCGCAGCCATACCTGGCGAAGTCATGGAGCTGGTCAGCCGACCAGCGCACCCTCACGCTGAAGCTGGTCGACAACGCGCTCTTTCACGACGGCAAGCCGCTGACGTCGAAAGACGTGAAGTTCTCGCTGATGACGGTCAAGGGCCTCTCGGGCAAGACCTCGAAGTTCAATTCGATCACCGAGGTGCGCACGCCCGACGCCTTCACCGTGGTGGTGCAGCTGGACCGCCCGGCGCCTTCCATCGTGCTGGCGATGTCGAGCCCGTTCCTGCCGATCCTGCCGGAGCACGTCTACGGGCAGGGCAACATCCGCATGAACCCCGCCAACACAACGGGCGCGGTGGGTTCGGGCCCGTATAAGCTGGCCGAATTCAAGGCCGGCCAATACGTCGCGCTGGAACGCTTCGACAAGTTCTTTCTGGGCCAGCCGAAGCTGCAGCGCATCGTCTTCAAGGCGGGCTCCGACCTGCAGACGCTGGTGCTCGGCCTCGAGCGTGGCGAGATCGACATGATCCCGTACATGTACGACTGGCGCCTCATCAAGCGGCTGTCGGCGGACAAGCGCTTCACGATGACGTCCGAAGGCTACGGCGGCATCGGCCCGCTGAACAACCTGATGTTCAACCTGCGCCACAAGCCGCTCGACGACGTGCGGGTGCGCAAGGCCATCGCCTATGCGATCGACCGGCCTTTCATCGCAAAGGCGCTGCTCGGCGGCGTGACCACCGTGGCCCTGAGCCCGCTGGCGCCGACCACGCCGTTCTACACAGACAAGGTCGAGAGCTACCCGACCGATCTGAAGAAAGCCGCCGCGCTGCTCGATGAAGCGGGCCTGAAGCCGGGCGCCGACGGCATGCGGCTCAAGCTGACGATGCACTACCCGCCGGGCAACGTCGACTATCACAAAAACGGTGCCGAATACATCCGCGCGCAGCTGCGCAAGGTCGGCATCGACGTCGATGTGCGCGCCACCGATTTCGTGAGCTGGCTGAAGGCCACCGGCAGCGGCGACTTCGACATGACGATGGTGTCGCTCTTTAACTTCGGCGACCCGGCCTTCGGCGTGGCGCCGCAGTACTCGTCCACCAACATCCAGCCGCTGCCCTACGCCAACAACGCTAACTACCGCAACCCGGTGGTGGACGACCTGCTCGATGCGGGCTCAGTGGAAATCGATCCGCTGAAGCGAGAACGCATCTATGCGCAGTTCCAGAAGATCGCGATGGACGAGCTGCCGATTCTGCCGTTGACGGTGCTCAAGTACCAGACCGTTATGCGGAAGGGTCTGGTCGACCTGCCCGCCGGGTTCTGGGGCACTGCAGCGCCGTTTAACGACGTGCGGTGGACGGCGAACGCCGCCAACTGA
- a CDS encoding ABC transporter permease has product MSAISFIAGRLANALSLIVAVLLFSFLLMHLAPGDPALVIAGESADATTLQEVRRLYGFDQPLLQQMTTYLWRVAHGDLGQSYFFNAPVAQLVMERVPATLLLVGSAITIAVLLGTSLGVAAACRPRGLTNAGITVLSVVGFAAPVFWTGIVLVQIFASHWPVFPVNGMRDVTRPPTSALSGALDVLHHLVLPTVSLAFFYLAQYSRLSRATMLEVLNADYIRTARSKGLPERLVIFRHGLRNAILPVLTVLGLQVGQLFAGAVLVEAVFNWPGLGTLAFDAILQRDTPVLLGILLFSAVIVVLTNMVIDVLYRLIDPRMGSGMKGKTS; this is encoded by the coding sequence ATGAGCGCCATCTCCTTCATTGCCGGCCGGCTGGCAAACGCGCTGAGCTTGATCGTCGCAGTGCTGCTGTTCAGCTTCCTGCTGATGCATCTGGCGCCGGGCGATCCGGCGCTGGTCATCGCCGGCGAGTCGGCCGACGCGACGACGCTGCAGGAAGTGCGGCGCCTCTACGGCTTTGACCAGCCGTTGCTGCAACAGATGACGACTTACCTTTGGCGCGTTGCGCATGGCGACCTGGGTCAGTCGTACTTCTTCAATGCGCCGGTCGCGCAGCTGGTGATGGAGCGCGTGCCGGCCACGCTGCTGCTCGTCGGCTCGGCAATCACCATCGCGGTGTTGCTCGGCACCAGCCTCGGAGTGGCCGCCGCCTGCCGGCCGCGCGGGCTCACTAACGCGGGCATCACGGTGCTGTCGGTGGTGGGCTTCGCGGCGCCGGTGTTCTGGACCGGCATCGTGCTGGTGCAGATCTTCGCGTCGCACTGGCCGGTGTTCCCGGTGAATGGCATGCGCGACGTGACGCGCCCGCCGACCAGCGCACTGTCGGGCGCGCTCGACGTGCTGCACCACCTGGTGCTGCCCACGGTGTCGCTCGCCTTTTTCTACCTCGCGCAATACAGCCGGCTCTCGCGGGCGACCATGCTCGAGGTACTCAACGCCGATTACATCCGCACGGCCCGCTCCAAGGGCCTGCCGGAGCGGCTGGTGATTTTCCGTCACGGCTTGCGCAACGCCATCCTCCCTGTGCTGACGGTGCTCGGCCTGCAGGTCGGGCAGCTTTTCGCCGGCGCGGTGCTGGTGGAAGCCGTCTTCAACTGGCCCGGTCTCGGCACGCTGGCGTTCGACGCGATCCTCCAGCGCGACACGCCGGTGCTGCTCGGCATCCTGCTGTTCTCGGCCGTGATCGTGGTGCTGACGAACATGGTGATCGACGTGCTCTACCGGCTCATCGACCCGCGCATGGGCAGCGGCATGAAAGGAAAGACGTCGTGA
- a CDS encoding ABC transporter permease, with protein sequence MIADSLATVAPSLTSSTSTSQPAARSRRAREALRIFCRNIPALVGLVLCVFIVGAAVFGPSVYQVEPFETVAAPLLAPGEEGAPLLGTDYLGRDLLAGLIHGARATLLVGVFATLIAMLLGVVVGALAGYYGNRVDRMLMRLTEFFQVMPPVLLAMVLIVLLKPTLLVQAVAIGAASWTSAARLTRGEFMRIRHLDYVAAARTMGASDGYLIWRVILPAALPPLVISATLTIGAAILFESGLSFLGLSNQNVMSWGLMIGGNRPYMLDAWWATTLPGMAIFTAVLAISLVGDGLNEVLNPRLRQR encoded by the coding sequence GTGATCGCCGACTCCCTCGCGACCGTCGCGCCTTCCTTGACGTCATCTACGTCCACATCGCAGCCCGCTGCGCGGAGCCGGCGTGCACGCGAAGCCCTGCGCATTTTCTGCCGCAACATTCCCGCACTGGTCGGGCTCGTGCTGTGCGTGTTCATCGTGGGCGCCGCGGTCTTCGGCCCTTCGGTGTACCAAGTCGAACCCTTCGAAACCGTCGCAGCGCCGCTGCTCGCGCCTGGCGAAGAGGGCGCGCCGTTGCTCGGCACCGACTACCTCGGCCGCGACCTGCTCGCCGGGCTGATCCACGGTGCGCGCGCCACGCTGCTGGTCGGCGTGTTTGCGACGCTCATCGCCATGCTGCTCGGCGTGGTGGTTGGCGCGCTGGCGGGCTACTACGGCAACCGGGTCGACCGCATGCTGATGCGCCTCACTGAGTTCTTTCAGGTGATGCCGCCAGTGCTGCTGGCGATGGTGCTGATCGTGTTGCTGAAGCCGACCCTGCTGGTGCAGGCGGTGGCCATCGGCGCTGCGAGCTGGACCAGCGCGGCCCGCCTCACGCGCGGCGAGTTCATGCGCATTCGCCACCTCGACTACGTGGCCGCGGCCCGCACTATGGGCGCCAGCGACGGCTACCTGATCTGGCGCGTGATCCTGCCGGCCGCGCTGCCGCCGCTGGTGATCTCGGCCACGCTGACCATCGGTGCCGCGATCTTGTTCGAGAGCGGGCTGAGCTTTCTCGGCCTCTCCAACCAGAACGTGATGAGCTGGGGTTTGATGATCGGCGGCAATCGCCCCTACATGCTCGACGCCTGGTGGGCGACCACCCTGCCCGGCATGGCCATCTTCACCGCGGTGCTCGCCATCAGCCTCGTCGGCGACGGCCTGAACGAAGTGCTCAACCCCCGACTGCGCCAACGATGA
- a CDS encoding ABC transporter ATP-binding protein, giving the protein MNANEPLLSVQGLNLVLDTPAGAKQILYDINLEVRAGETLCLVGESGSGKSMTGLALLGLAPAGARITARSIRFAGEEIAGLDGQRMRSLRGRRMAMIFQEPMSALNPLLTIGLQITESLRQHSIVTRAEERERAEALLHSVGIADPARRLDAYPHQLSGGMRQRAMIAIALAAEPQLLIADEPTTALDVTVQAQVLDLLKDLQQRLGTAMILITHDMGVVADVADRVNVMYAGRKVEDGPLRDVLSPRAHPYTRALVSCMPRQHAAPAGRRIPLPEIPGVVPSTAALPPGCAFAPRCPQAEPDCARGVPPMHRLQPDHTTACWRQHEGTL; this is encoded by the coding sequence ATGAACGCGAACGAACCCCTGTTGTCGGTGCAAGGCCTGAACCTGGTGCTCGACACGCCCGCCGGCGCCAAGCAGATCCTCTACGACATCAACCTCGAAGTGCGCGCCGGTGAAACGCTGTGCCTGGTCGGCGAGTCCGGTAGCGGCAAGAGCATGACGGGCCTTGCCCTGCTCGGCCTGGCGCCCGCGGGCGCCCGCATCACGGCGCGCAGCATCCGTTTTGCAGGCGAGGAGATCGCCGGGCTTGACGGCCAGCGCATGCGTTCGCTGCGCGGGCGTCGCATGGCGATGATTTTCCAGGAGCCGATGAGCGCGCTCAACCCGCTGCTCACGATCGGCCTGCAAATCACCGAATCGCTGCGGCAGCACAGCATCGTGACGCGCGCCGAGGAACGCGAGCGCGCCGAGGCGCTGCTGCATTCCGTCGGCATTGCCGACCCGGCGCGGCGCCTCGACGCCTATCCGCACCAGCTGTCGGGCGGCATGCGGCAACGCGCCATGATCGCGATCGCCCTGGCCGCGGAGCCGCAACTGCTGATTGCCGACGAGCCGACCACCGCACTCGACGTGACGGTGCAGGCCCAGGTGCTCGACCTGCTGAAAGACCTGCAGCAGCGCCTCGGCACCGCCATGATCCTGATCACGCACGACATGGGCGTGGTGGCCGACGTGGCCGATCGCGTCAACGTGATGTATGCCGGGCGCAAGGTCGAAGACGGTCCGTTGCGCGACGTGCTCTCGCCACGCGCGCATCCCTACACGCGGGCGCTGGTGTCGTGCATGCCGCGCCAGCACGCGGCACCGGCCGGTCGGCGGATTCCGCTGCCGGAGATTCCCGGCGTGGTGCCCTCCACCGCGGCGCTGCCGCCCGGCTGCGCGTTCGCGCCGCGCTGCCCGCAAGCCGAACCGGATTGCGCGCGCGGCGTGCCGCCGATGCACCGCCTGCAACCCGACCACACCACCGCCTGCTGGCGACAACACGAAGGAACGCTGTGA
- a CDS encoding ABC transporter ATP-binding protein has translation MTTTATDDTLLEVTDLAVHFPLPRSRPFGPVATVRAVDGVSFKVRRGRTFGIVGESGSGKTTTAQAVMGLVGKTRGTVHFEGTARDGLAPAAQRLHRRGYQMIFQDPFSSLNPRLRVDQLVREPLDLMDVGAAGERKERVAAMLDAVGLRADQHALFPHQFSGGQRQRISIARALASNPKLVVCDEPVSALDVAIQAQILNLLARLEDELALTYLFISHDLHVVRYLCDDIAVMYLGRIVEQTRADAIFEAPLHPYTWALVSAIPGNAQQAGGRARVTLRGDPPSPTELPTGCRFAARCQFAETQCLASEPQLRSMPGDRLVACHRVDADGIGPQHLFFNAPEPLPCRPKN, from the coding sequence GTGACGACGACGGCCACTGACGACACGCTGCTCGAGGTCACCGACCTCGCGGTGCACTTCCCGCTGCCGCGTTCGCGCCCCTTCGGGCCGGTCGCCACGGTGCGCGCCGTCGACGGAGTGAGCTTCAAGGTGCGACGCGGCCGCACTTTCGGCATCGTCGGCGAAAGCGGCTCGGGCAAGACGACCACGGCCCAGGCCGTGATGGGCCTGGTCGGCAAGACGCGTGGCACGGTGCACTTCGAAGGCACCGCGCGCGACGGCCTGGCGCCGGCGGCGCAGCGGCTGCACCGGCGCGGCTACCAGATGATTTTCCAGGACCCGTTTTCGTCGCTGAACCCGCGTCTGCGCGTCGACCAACTGGTGCGCGAGCCGCTCGACCTGATGGACGTCGGCGCCGCGGGCGAGCGCAAGGAGCGCGTCGCCGCCATGCTCGACGCGGTCGGCCTGCGCGCCGACCAGCACGCGCTCTTCCCGCACCAGTTTTCCGGTGGCCAGCGCCAGCGCATCAGCATCGCGCGTGCGCTCGCATCGAACCCGAAACTGGTGGTGTGCGACGAGCCGGTGTCCGCACTCGATGTGGCGATCCAGGCGCAAATCCTCAACCTGCTCGCGCGCTTGGAGGACGAACTGGCGCTCACCTATCTTTTCATTTCGCACGACCTGCACGTGGTGCGTTACCTGTGCGACGACATCGCCGTCATGTACCTCGGGCGCATCGTCGAGCAGACGCGCGCCGACGCGATCTTCGAAGCGCCGCTGCACCCCTACACCTGGGCACTCGTCTCGGCGATTCCAGGCAACGCACAACAGGCCGGTGGCCGCGCACGCGTGACCTTGCGCGGCGATCCGCCGAGCCCGACCGAACTGCCCACAGGCTGTCGCTTCGCAGCGCGCTGCCAGTTTGCCGAGACGCAATGCCTCGCGTCCGAGCCGCAGCTGCGCAGCATGCCGGGCGATCGCCTGGTGGCATGCCATCGGGTCGACGCCGATGGCATCGGCCCGCAGCATCTCTTTTTTAACGCCCCGGAGCCTTTGCCTTGCCGACCGAAGAACTGA